A DNA window from Equus przewalskii isolate Varuska chromosome 12, EquPr2, whole genome shotgun sequence contains the following coding sequences:
- the SMIM22 gene encoding small integral membrane protein 22 isoform X1 — MGLSVEDLETTAQEVLGKLRSRQPFQSKWDTAAFIILLVFISAVLLLLLLAGIHCCCCTCCSRGPPRSQKVSPKKEGRRGVDNLALEP; from the exons ATGGGCTTGTCGGTGGAGGACCTGGAGACCACAGCACAGGaagtgctggggaaactgaggagcCGCCAGCCGTTCCAGTCCAAGTGGGACACCGCTGCCTTCATCATCCTCCTCGTCTTCATCA GCGCcgtgctcctgctgctgctgcttgctggcatccactgctgctgctgcaccTGCTGCAGCCGTGGCCCCCCCAGATCCCAGAAGGTGAGCCCCAAGAAG GAAGGCCGCAGGGGAGTGGATAACTTGGCCCTGGAACCCTGA
- the SMIM22 gene encoding small integral membrane protein 22 isoform X2 — protein sequence MGLSVEDLETTAQEVLGKLRSRQPFQSKWDTAAFIILLVFISAVLLLLLLAGIHCCCCTCCSRGPPRSQKEGRRGVDNLALEP from the exons ATGGGCTTGTCGGTGGAGGACCTGGAGACCACAGCACAGGaagtgctggggaaactgaggagcCGCCAGCCGTTCCAGTCCAAGTGGGACACCGCTGCCTTCATCATCCTCCTCGTCTTCATCA GCGCcgtgctcctgctgctgctgcttgctggcatccactgctgctgctgcaccTGCTGCAGCCGTGGCCCCCCCAGATCCCAGAAG GAAGGCCGCAGGGGAGTGGATAACTTGGCCCTGGAACCCTGA